The Candidatus Eisenbacteria bacterium sequence CCACCACCGGCGCTGCTCGCGCTGGCCGACGCCTACCTGCGCAGCGGACAGACGCCTGCTGCCCAGACGACGTTCGTCCGGGCGCTCGCGGCGAGCGAAGGAACGCCCTGGGCCACGTGGGCGAACCTCGGCCTCGGGTGGATCGCGCTCGCCGGCGGCGACATCGGTACCGCGCGGACCCACTTCCAGATCGTAGAGGCTTCGGTCTCCGATCGGGCCGGCGAGCCGACGCTCGCCGCCGTATCGGGCATCCTCGCGCTGCTCGACGCAGCCGACGGACACACCTCGCAGTCGGTCGAGGACTTTCAGCGCATCGGCAGCGGGGCGACGTCGTTCTCGCTACGGATCGCGACCCAGCTCGGGCGCGCCTACGCGTACTATTGGGCACGCGATTTCGGCACGGCAGCCGTGCTTTTCCGCGGGTTTGCGGCAGAGTATCCGAACACACCCCTCACCGACGACGCGCGCTACGGCGAAGCCTGGTCCCTCGTCCGCAACGGCCAGCGGGCCGAGGGCATCGCCCTGCTCCAGTCGTTGGCCGGAGATCCCGACACGGCGACGGCGGACCGCGCCACACGCGATCTCGTCGACCTCCA is a genomic window containing:
- a CDS encoding tetratricopeptide repeat protein, with the translated sequence MSRVTAAIVTTLVLASGRVDGQATDGAPPSVLDATTLQALSSYMENPARNRRAVLALRAYGVENLPPPALLALADAYLRSGQTPAAQTTFVRALAASEGTPWATWANLGLGWIALAGGDIGTARTHFQIVEASVSDRAGEPTLAAVSGILALLDAADGHTSQSVEDFQRIGSGATSFSLRIATQLGRAYAYYWARDFGTAAVLFRGFAAEYPNTPLTDDARYGEAWSLVRNGQRAEGIALLQSLAGDPDTATADRATRDLVDLQSRAILRRALRRYRRQPVMALDQQLAAALDLDGRMLARAALRRLGEQPDAEITATAQVDRPTDRTAAPQHVADAHTPMPAATDVHVPASPQAVSASWSRWWLLAALLAALAGVARHRRTTSSSR